Genomic window (Streptomyces cadmiisoli):
GAGCGCTGGCAACGGCGCCGTGACGAGCAACAGGGCCATTGATCCCCGCCCTCGACTCCCAGTGACACACATGAGGGGTTGCCGCCCACGGGGCGGCAACCCCTCAGGCATGCCCGGGCTCACCGGCACGGCGGGGTTCGCCACGTGATGTGAAGCAGGACACCGGCGCCGGGTCGGCTCGGGTACACGAGCCGACCCGGCGCCGGTGCACGGAGGTGTGCACCGGCGCCCAGCGACCGCCGCCCGTCGGTGACCGGCGGCCGGGCGCTGCCTCAGCCGCTCTGCTGGCCCGACGGGCGACGGATCAACGCGGCCCAGCGGGTGGCCAGACGGGCTCTGAAGGCCGTCCAGCGGTCGTTGAGGTCCCAGACCGCGCGGACGGCCGAACGGGGCGCGACGACCGCCCGCACCCGTGTGCGCCGGCTGACCCTGGACCGCAGAGCCGCCCGCAGTGTGCGCACGTTGTCGGCGAGACCCGTCTGAGCGCGCGGCCGCGGCGCGAACAGCACCTGCTCCACGGCACCCGCCACCCGATGCACCGACGCGGCCGCCTGCTCGTCCAGATGCCCGAGCCGCACGATCCGCGCGGCGGCCTTCCGCGGCGTCAGCGCGTCGTCCGGCAGGATGCCGTAGTCCCAGGCGGTGTCCGTCAGCTCGCGCCACACCGCCAGCACATACGCGGCGGCGACCTCGGCGGCGTGCCGGTCGGACGGCTCCACCAGCAGATGGGAGGCCGCGGCCCGCGCCTCGTCACCGTCGCCCTCACCGGGCGGTTCCGCGGTGCCCCCGGCCAGGGCGGCGGCACCGGTGTGCCGGGCCGACGCCAGCCGCACGGTCCGCCGTCTCAGCCGCCACAGCATGGGCACCAGCGGCACGACGACCACCGCGAGCCCGAGCAGCACCCAGCCCGCGAGCTGGTACCAGGGCGGGCCACCGTCGTCCGTGGCCCCCGGGTCCAGCGGCAGCGCCGCGCCGCACACCTCCAGCCGCTTGTCCTCCGCGGAGCAGCTCTCGCTGCTCGACGGTTCCGCCGAGGGCGACGGGTCGTTCGTGGCGGAGGCCTCCGGCAGGTCGGGGACGTTGCTGTCCGGGACCTCCGGCTGGGTGTAGGTGGGCGTCGTGCCCCGGTTGGGCGTCGGCTCGAAACGGGTCCAGCCGATGCCCTCGAAGTACAGCTCGGGCCACGCGTGTGCGTCCCGCAGGCCCACCGAGACCGTGCCGTCCGCCTGGGGCGTACCGGGCGCGAACCCCACCGCGACGCGAGCCGGTATGCCCAGCGTGCGGGCCATCGACGCCATCGCGAACGAGAAGTGCACGCAGAAGCCGCGCTTGTCCCGCAGGAACCGGGCGATCCCGTCGGAGCCGCCGCCGACCGCCACCTCGGTGTCGTACTGGAACCCGCCGGTCACGGCGAAGTGCTCCTGGAGCCTGACCGCCTGCTCGTAGGGGTTCTTCGCGCCGGCCGTGATCTCCCGGGCCGTCCTCGGCACCACCGGCGGCAGGGAGTCCGGCACCTTGGTGAACTCGCGCGTCAGGGCGGCCGGCGGCTCCGGTGCCGTGGCGAGCTGCTCGGCCGTGGGCCGCACGTCGAGGCTGGTCACCTCGTACGTCGCGCCCCGGGTGTTCTGGCCGTGGTCGCCGACGAGGGTCATTCCGACCGGCTCGTACCGCCAGTTGCCGTCGACCCGTACGTCGCTCGGCGGGTAGGGCATCGGCAGCCAGTCCTGCGCGTACCAGTCCGCCGCCGCGATACGGGTGCGGACCTCCGTGCGCCGGACGTCCGCGCCGAGGCCCGCCGGGGTGGGGAACTCGTCCGGCACCGCGACGATGTTCCGGCGGGACGGCTTCCACGTGGTGCCGTCGAAGTCGTCCAGTGAGACGATCCGCAGGTACATGTTGGACAGGTCGTTGGTGCTGGTGCGCACGGTCATGACCGTGCGGTCCTCCTCGACGTTCAGACTGTCCCGGAGCGACACCAGCGGGTTCACCGCGGAGATCGTGCCGCCGCCCCCGCCGCCCGCACCCGCGCCCGACCCGGCGGCGTCCAGCAGCCCGCCGTCCATCGAGGGCAGGGCCAGCGGCACCACCAGGGCCGTGCCCAGCGCGACCACGCCGATCCGCCGCCCGGTGCGCGCCGGGGCGACCGGGCCGCCGGGCTCCCCGCCCGGGGTGCGCGGCGCCGCGCCGAACACCCGGCCCCACTGCGAGAGCCGGTCCCGCCCTTCGGCGAGCAGCAGCATCAGATAGCCGACCGCGGCGATCAGGAACCACGCCCAGCCCCCGCCGCCGTCGGCCAGCCCGGCCGCGACCGAGTACAGCGCGAGCAGCGGCAGTCCGGCCGGGGCGGCGCTGCGGAAGGTCACCGCGATGACGTCCACCGCCAGGCCGATCACCAGGACGCCGCCGACGAGCATCAGCTTGATGCCGTCGGACAGCGGCGCCGGGATGGCGTACCGACTCACGTCGTCCGTGCCCTGCTGGAGCAGGTCGGCGAAGTGCTTCAGCGCGTCCGGGCCGGGGATCAGCCCGGCGAACGCGTACTCCCGGGCGAAGACCAGGGTCAGCAGCACGAGCGTGACCAGGGCCTGCACGGCGACGGTCAGCGGGCGGGCCAGCGGCACCCGCCGGGCCGCGGCGCCCACGCCGCTCTGGATCATCAGCAGAAAGGCCGCCTGGAAGAGCCACATGGGGTCGTCGACCAGCGGCAGCAGGGCGCACGCGGCCATCAGCGTCGCCGCCGTGGCGCACAGCGCCATACGTGCCTGCCCGCTCATGACCGGCCCTCCCCGCTCGTGTCGCCCGCCGTCACGACACCCGAGCGGTCCCGGTCGGCCTGGCGCCACAGGTCCTGGAGCGCGGCTCCCCGCGGCACGGGCACGATCGTCCAGCCCGCCTCGCGCAGCATCCGCAGCCGCTCCTCGCTCCCGTCCGCCGCGCCGGGCACGTCGGTGGCCTCCCGGCCCCAGGCGCTGCCGTCCAGGACGAAGGCGACCGCGCCTCCGATGCGCTGGCGCATCTTCGCGACCACCGTGGCCTGCTCCTCGTCCAGGTCGCCGAAGAAGGCCACCAGCAGTCCCTCGTTGCCGCCGCGCAGCACGTCGTAGGCGCGGGACAGGCCCGTGCCGTCGGAGTGGTCGATCACCGCGAGGGTGTCCATCATCAGCCCGGCCGCGTCCGACGACTGGTGGCTGGTGCCGGCGAACCCCTCGGCGCCCTCGCCGGGCACCGAACTGCCGGTGTCCGTCAACAGCCTGACGGAGAAGCCTCGTTCGAGCATGTGCACCAGCACGGAGGCGGTGCCGCCCACCGCCCACTCGAAGGCGGAGTCCGGTCCCGCGCCGTGGAAGGCGACGCCCCGGGTGTCGAGCAGCACGGTGCAGCGGGCGCGCTGCGGCTGCTCCTCGCGGCGCACCATCAGCTCGCCGTACCGTGCGGTGGAGCGCCAGTGCACCCGGCGCAGGTCGTCGCCGTGGCGGTAGCCGCGCGGGATCACGTCGTCCTCGCCGGCCAGGGCGAGCGAGCGCTGCCGCCCTTCGCCGTACCCCTTGGCCTCCCCGCTGAACCGCA
Coding sequences:
- a CDS encoding transglutaminase TgpA family protein — protein: MSGQARMALCATAATLMAACALLPLVDDPMWLFQAAFLLMIQSGVGAAARRVPLARPLTVAVQALVTLVLLTLVFAREYAFAGLIPGPDALKHFADLLQQGTDDVSRYAIPAPLSDGIKLMLVGGVLVIGLAVDVIAVTFRSAAPAGLPLLALYSVAAGLADGGGGWAWFLIAAVGYLMLLLAEGRDRLSQWGRVFGAAPRTPGGEPGGPVAPARTGRRIGVVALGTALVVPLALPSMDGGLLDAAGSGAGAGGGGGGTISAVNPLVSLRDSLNVEEDRTVMTVRTSTNDLSNMYLRIVSLDDFDGTTWKPSRRNIVAVPDEFPTPAGLGADVRRTEVRTRIAAADWYAQDWLPMPYPPSDVRVDGNWRYEPVGMTLVGDHGQNTRGATYEVTSLDVRPTAEQLATAPEPPAALTREFTKVPDSLPPVVPRTAREITAGAKNPYEQAVRLQEHFAVTGGFQYDTEVAVGGGSDGIARFLRDKRGFCVHFSFAMASMARTLGIPARVAVGFAPGTPQADGTVSVGLRDAHAWPELYFEGIGWTRFEPTPNRGTTPTYTQPEVPDSNVPDLPEASATNDPSPSAEPSSSESCSAEDKRLEVCGAALPLDPGATDDGGPPWYQLAGWVLLGLAVVVVPLVPMLWRLRRRTVRLASARHTGAAALAGGTAEPPGEGDGDEARAAASHLLVEPSDRHAAEVAAAYVLAVWRELTDTAWDYGILPDDALTPRKAAARIVRLGHLDEQAAASVHRVAGAVEQVLFAPRPRAQTGLADNVRTLRAALRSRVSRRTRVRAVVAPRSAVRAVWDLNDRWTAFRARLATRWAALIRRPSGQQSG
- a CDS encoding DUF58 domain-containing protein, whose translation is MATAAGPRQTGADQDDKGGVRTALAGLTTRGRSFLAAGVAAAGCAYVLGQSDLLRVGLLLAVLPLICATVLYRTRYRVAGSRRLSPARVPAGAEARVHLRMDNVSRLPTGLLMLQDRVPYVLGPRPRFVLDRVEPGGRREVSYRVRSDLRGRYPLGPLQLRLTDPFGMCELTRSFSTYDTLTVIPRVEPLPPVRFSGEAKGYGEGRQRSLALAGEDDVIPRGYRHGDDLRRVHWRSTARYGELMVRREEQPQRARCTVLLDTRGVAFHGAGPDSAFEWAVGGTASVLVHMLERGFSVRLLTDTGSSVPGEGAEGFAGTSHQSSDAAGLMMDTLAVIDHSDGTGLSRAYDVLRGGNEGLLVAFFGDLDEEQATVVAKMRQRIGGAVAFVLDGSAWGREATDVPGAADGSEERLRMLREAGWTIVPVPRGAALQDLWRQADRDRSGVVTAGDTSGEGRS